A stretch of Imperialibacter roseus DNA encodes these proteins:
- a CDS encoding IS110 family RNA-guided transposase, translating to MKGKSKELNFEGQKVFVGIDVHLTSWKVTILLEQLTHKTFSQDPRAETLASYLRRTFPGAEYYSAYEAGFCGYSVHRSLEACGIHNIVVNPADIPTTDKEKKQKEDSRDSRKIARCLRTGELEAIHVPDRAIEELRGLVRYRKTLVKEISRNKTRVKASLHFYGIEIPAELDSASRHWSANFSKWLATIRLSTDYGHTVIADTVDTVDHLRSTLLKINKQLRTIAKSEAYAHKINCLKSIPGVGLVVSMTLLTELEQINRFKNLDKLCAYIGLIPSTNSSGDKDRTGSITPRSNKPLRGVLIESAWVASRIDPALALAYSNLCKRMKPNRAIIRIAKKLLNRIRFVLKNETEYEYAVVK from the coding sequence GTTGGCATTGATGTGCATTTAACCAGTTGGAAAGTGACCATATTATTGGAACAGCTTACACATAAGACGTTTTCACAGGATCCGAGAGCTGAGACTTTAGCCAGCTATCTAAGGAGAACCTTTCCAGGGGCCGAATATTATTCAGCCTATGAGGCAGGATTTTGCGGTTACAGTGTTCACCGATCTCTGGAGGCATGTGGCATACACAATATTGTAGTCAACCCAGCAGACATTCCTACCACAGATAAAGAGAAGAAACAAAAGGAGGACAGCCGAGATAGTAGAAAAATTGCACGCTGTTTACGTACTGGAGAATTAGAAGCTATCCATGTTCCAGACAGGGCTATAGAAGAACTTCGTGGGCTGGTAAGGTACCGTAAAACTTTGGTCAAGGAAATCAGTAGAAACAAGACCAGGGTCAAAGCTTCTTTACATTTCTATGGTATTGAAATTCCGGCAGAACTGGACTCTGCATCACGCCACTGGTCAGCTAATTTCTCCAAATGGTTAGCAACCATAAGGCTATCGACAGATTACGGCCATACCGTAATAGCCGACACGGTGGATACAGTTGATCATTTACGGTCTACACTACTCAAAATCAATAAGCAGCTAAGGACAATAGCTAAAAGTGAGGCGTATGCTCATAAAATTAACTGCCTTAAAAGTATTCCCGGAGTAGGACTGGTTGTGTCGATGACTTTGCTTACAGAACTCGAGCAGATCAACCGGTTCAAGAACCTGGATAAACTTTGTGCTTATATTGGACTGATTCCATCTACTAATTCTTCAGGAGATAAAGATCGAACAGGAAGCATTACACCCAGAAGCAATAAACCATTGAGAGGGGTACTTATTGAAAGTGCATGGGTTGCCAGTAGAATTGATCCTGCTCTAGCTCTGGCTTATAGTAATTTGTGTAAGCGAATGAAGCCAAATAGAGCTATTATTCGAATAGCTAAAAAGTTATTGAATCGTATAAGGTTTGTATTGAAAAATGAAACAGAGTATGAATATGCGGTGGTTAAATGA
- a CDS encoding c-type cytochrome domain-containing protein has product MSKLRGLISNGSFFVCCLLAFLLVFENSFTTPAWLQVIGRMHPLLLHFPIALLVVYALLVFLSKTPAESPADESLRADDLLLLGSFTAALSALMGLLLSKEGGYAEGSLTWHKWGGALVAFSSYGWYTFRKKTNLQPMLSKGIPVGMLVLITFAGHQGANITHGDNFVLAPITPDASFEDVPFAEAVIYDHMVQPILKEKCMGCHNSRKAKGELVMESPETILAGGKNGLLWDSLNYEASLLLKRIHLPESVEEHMPPEGKNQLTDEEKEVLEAWIAAGAPFDALAVETAPDQPLYQIAQAKFNATKSYDFEAADPVLVESLNSNYRIISPIALNSPALTVSFFSSEAFEPAQLKELDKIRTQVVELSLNKIPVKDEDLALLAAFENLKKLHLNFTNVSDKGLSSLAKLSNLRELSLSGTAVTAAGVSELRPLSTLQKIFIWNTGIDAGQVAELKEVFPNVSFESGFDDKGAVIQLSAPVIVGNDAFFTDPISVKVKHYLNGVTLRYTLDESAPDSISSPIYEDGIPLDGNATINVKAFKDGWYSSEMVSKSFLRSSITPGSVSLLTPPNPKYKGKLEQALFDHIKGTNIHTDGNWLGYQGEPMDVQIMLGEEIPQKSITVSCLNNTGGWIMPPASIDIWYGDHEKNLKLWKKNKVDQPTKNLPVGPAFYTFDLPKEKYKMLKIHIMPVTKLPAWHDAKGNPGWVFVDEVLLN; this is encoded by the coding sequence ATGAGCAAGCTTCGGGGCTTGATCAGCAATGGCAGCTTCTTTGTTTGCTGCTTGCTGGCGTTTCTTCTCGTATTCGAAAACAGTTTTACTACACCCGCCTGGCTTCAGGTGATAGGGAGGATGCACCCTTTACTCCTGCATTTTCCCATAGCCTTATTGGTTGTTTATGCCCTGCTGGTTTTTTTAAGCAAAACACCAGCCGAGTCGCCAGCTGATGAATCACTTCGAGCAGACGACCTGCTTCTTCTGGGAAGTTTTACCGCTGCTCTTTCAGCACTCATGGGTTTATTGCTCTCAAAAGAGGGCGGCTATGCTGAAGGAAGCCTGACCTGGCACAAATGGGGTGGAGCGCTGGTCGCTTTTTCATCTTATGGATGGTATACCTTCAGAAAGAAGACGAATCTACAGCCTATGCTGTCAAAAGGTATTCCCGTGGGAATGTTGGTGCTGATCACTTTTGCCGGTCACCAGGGCGCCAACATTACACACGGAGACAATTTTGTGCTGGCGCCCATCACCCCTGACGCAAGTTTCGAAGATGTTCCTTTCGCTGAGGCCGTAATTTACGATCACATGGTGCAGCCTATTCTGAAAGAAAAGTGCATGGGCTGCCACAACAGCCGCAAAGCCAAAGGTGAGCTGGTGATGGAAAGTCCGGAAACTATTTTGGCTGGTGGTAAAAACGGACTGCTATGGGACTCTCTGAATTATGAAGCCAGCCTGCTTCTCAAACGCATTCACTTGCCGGAATCGGTAGAAGAACATATGCCGCCCGAGGGTAAAAACCAGCTCACAGATGAAGAGAAGGAAGTACTTGAAGCCTGGATTGCCGCTGGTGCGCCTTTCGACGCTTTGGCAGTCGAAACTGCTCCGGATCAACCCCTTTACCAAATAGCACAGGCAAAATTCAACGCCACCAAAAGCTATGATTTTGAGGCCGCCGACCCCGTACTGGTTGAATCGCTGAACTCCAACTACCGGATCATCAGTCCTATTGCCCTCAACTCACCAGCACTCACGGTCAGCTTTTTTTCTAGCGAAGCGTTCGAACCAGCGCAACTAAAAGAACTCGACAAAATCCGCACACAGGTAGTTGAACTGAGCCTCAACAAAATTCCGGTCAAAGATGAAGACCTGGCTTTGTTGGCGGCTTTTGAAAACCTGAAAAAACTTCATCTGAACTTCACCAATGTTTCGGACAAAGGACTGTCTTCATTGGCGAAACTTTCGAACCTGCGAGAACTATCACTATCAGGAACGGCCGTTACTGCGGCGGGCGTCTCTGAGCTGAGGCCTCTCTCCACTCTTCAAAAAATATTTATCTGGAATACAGGGATTGATGCAGGGCAGGTTGCTGAGTTAAAGGAAGTTTTTCCCAATGTCTCCTTTGAGTCGGGCTTCGATGACAAAGGCGCCGTTATTCAGCTATCGGCTCCGGTAATTGTTGGCAACGATGCCTTCTTCACCGACCCCATTTCCGTGAAGGTGAAGCATTACCTCAACGGAGTTACTCTGCGATATACGCTCGATGAATCCGCACCCGACAGCATCAGTTCCCCAATCTACGAAGATGGAATTCCTTTGGATGGCAATGCAACCATTAATGTCAAAGCATTCAAAGACGGATGGTACAGCAGCGAAATGGTGTCGAAATCATTTCTGAGAAGTTCGATTACACCAGGCAGTGTTAGTCTGTTGACTCCGCCGAACCCGAAATACAAAGGGAAGCTGGAACAAGCGCTTTTCGACCATATAAAAGGAACCAATATCCACACAGATGGCAACTGGCTAGGCTACCAGGGCGAACCCATGGATGTGCAAATAATGTTAGGTGAAGAGATTCCTCAAAAGTCAATCACCGTGAGCTGCCTCAATAACACAGGAGGTTGGATCATGCCTCCCGCCAGTATCGACATCTGGTACGGTGACCATGAAAAAAATCTGAAACTTTGGAAGAAAAACAAAGTGGATCAGCCAACCAAAAACTTACCGGTTGGCCCCGCTTTCTACACTTTCGATTTGCCTAAAGAAAAATACAAGATGCTTAAGATTCATATCATGCCCGTTACCAAACTTCCAGCCTGGCACGATGCCAAGGGAAACCCCGGGTGGGTATTTGTCGATGAGGTTCTTTTGAATTAA